In a single window of the Ignavibacteria bacterium genome:
- a CDS encoding T9SS type A sorting domain-containing protein: protein MKKSLISVLLLVLAFVQSYPQTKESGLIGRNLLLYPEQLNGGKLNKSVADPGLYSAIYRPSRIIVDSTEKDTYSYDFFSNLISRLYEKLYNGKWVTSGFDSMTYDSKGNMLTYIGKTYSNDGSVTSTYKAAFTYDSNGKLLTAVMENQMAGYYIPGTRTTYTYDASGNLTVMLVESASFSGWTNNSRETYTYDSKGNMLTNLSEVWANNAWTNSFNETYTYDGLSSMLTFLRETWNGSAWENLTRVTYSYNNGSLITSLEEQWLNGAWTNKSRLTYTYDQKGYLVGELKEQWGDGVWTASIKHLYTNDTDGNAVKGESFKRDTSGKWVPYATSMEFRYTGYSGKKEILPVGGSVVSVEYETPIVGVESAPVAVNDYSLSQNYPNPFNPSTTINYSLKKEGNVKLTVFDVLGKIAAVIVDEYKPAGSYSVKFDAGSLPSGIYIYRLEAGDFTAAQKFLLMK from the coding sequence ATGAAGAAATCTTTAATCTCTGTCCTTTTGCTCGTCCTGGCATTTGTCCAGTCCTATCCTCAGACTAAGGAATCCGGACTTATAGGCCGGAATCTGCTTCTGTATCCTGAACAGCTGAACGGTGGAAAGCTGAATAAATCCGTCGCTGACCCCGGTTTGTATTCTGCTATATACAGGCCTTCCCGTATTATAGTGGATTCTACTGAAAAAGATACCTATTCTTACGATTTTTTCTCTAACCTTATCTCAAGACTTTATGAAAAACTGTATAACGGTAAATGGGTTACCAGCGGCTTTGACAGCATGACCTACGACAGCAAAGGCAATATGCTTACATATATTGGTAAGACATATTCAAACGACGGTTCGGTCACCAGTACTTACAAAGCCGCTTTTACGTATGATTCTAATGGGAAGCTGCTGACAGCCGTTATGGAAAATCAAATGGCCGGCTATTATATCCCGGGTACAAGAACAACTTATACATACGACGCCAGCGGAAATCTTACAGTTATGCTTGTGGAATCGGCCTCATTCAGCGGCTGGACAAATAATTCCAGAGAAACTTATACATACGACAGCAAAGGGAATATGCTTACCAACTTGTCTGAAGTCTGGGCCAATAACGCATGGACGAACAGTTTCAATGAAACATACACTTACGACGGCCTCAGCAGCATGCTCACCTTCCTGAGGGAGACGTGGAACGGCAGCGCATGGGAAAATCTCACCCGGGTGACGTATTCTTATAATAACGGCAGCCTGATTACAAGTCTTGAAGAACAATGGCTGAACGGTGCATGGACCAATAAATCGAGGCTGACATATACTTATGACCAAAAGGGGTATTTAGTTGGTGAGCTTAAAGAACAATGGGGAGACGGAGTCTGGACTGCCTCAATCAAACACTTATATACCAATGATACCGACGGCAATGCCGTTAAAGGTGAATCTTTTAAGCGGGATACCTCTGGTAAATGGGTGCCTTATGCAACTTCCATGGAATTCCGTTATACCGGCTATAGCGGGAAAAAGGAAATTCTGCCGGTAGGCGGTTCTGTTGTAAGTGTAGAGTATGAAACGCCCATTGTCGGAGTCGAAAGCGCTCCGGTAGCTGTAAATGATTACAGCCTGTCGCAGAACTATCCCAATCCGTTCAACCCGTCAACAACAATAAATTACTCCCTGAAGAAAGAGGGGAATGTGAAACTTACGGTTTTTGATGTTCTGGGGAAAATAGCCGCGGTAATTGTGGATGAATATAAGCCTGCCGGAAGCTACAGCGTAAAGTTTGACGCAGGCAGCCTTCCAAGTGGAATTTACATATACAGGCTTGAAGCAGGGGATTTTACCGCTGCCCAAAAGTTCCTTCTGATGAAATGA
- a CDS encoding nuclear transport factor 2 family protein gives MKKINLISAVILSVFLLSICYGQENENKSTGSMRKSTASSQMVQEINNVESQIIDAVKAKDIRRFSNFLADDFKGVYANGIYKKEDEINRVKTSQLSSMEKSDENVVFPAENVAILTYKANRKYVVNGKDMSGKYNVSSVLVKENGQWKVIEHTMIKEQK, from the coding sequence ATGAAAAAAATAAATTTAATTTCAGCAGTAATTCTGTCAGTGTTCCTTTTGTCCATTTGCTATGGACAGGAGAATGAAAATAAATCAACCGGCTCGATGAGAAAGAGCACAGCCTCATCTCAGATGGTCCAGGAGATAAATAATGTGGAAAGCCAGATAATAGATGCCGTAAAAGCAAAAGATATACGCAGATTCAGTAACTTTCTTGCGGATGATTTCAAGGGTGTATATGCCAACGGGATCTATAAAAAAGAAGATGAGATAAACAGGGTCAAGACCAGCCAGCTGAGCAGCATGGAGAAATCGGACGAAAATGTTGTTTTCCCGGCTGAGAACGTGGCAATTCTGACGTACAAAGCCAATAGAAAATATGTTGTCAACGGCAAGGACATGTCGGGAAAATATAATGTATCTTCAGTACTCGTAAAAGAGAACGGTCAGTGGAAGGTAATTGAGCATACTATGATAAAAGAACAGAAATAG